The proteins below come from a single Parageobacillus toebii NBRC 107807 genomic window:
- a CDS encoding DUF2357 domain-containing protein → MVIPFKLELREFKNTPIPITNFVTDESQIYQMDEKQFICVRENVDLSVRFKCDDPNAKLYMDGLDTLPARSVQQDEKGDIYISPSNEEIYLYKQNNRNQSTDDKEDYYPLVPGNYQIRVELDGQIYYSWFKVKPKQMTEEEWEVMKNEIEETLRGLAQELIGKNSSISFYKNSPIPITVLRKLIIIKRDYYKWIQALQQICDNPRIQIKKEYSLIPTEKNPLIDEKTIRYHLRHPESKNHLYAPKHTRKYDLLENRWIRYILNFLIKEMTDALQYIVKYKEKAQKELEAEERYYSDDNIRVIRKKKALFELKEFEEFAKRVRNECYRILQVPWMDEVKNEKPVHIPHVMGLDQRYRTMYQLYRSLKNDDVSVVWDKQYQYYWKRTDLLYEIWGHIKLIQALRSERLGFKVEKGWIFDNDSSSSVKVPFLEPGTVIHFRKGDIKIHLLYDSSLPFNSKETSSENPVYTGSTHNRPDSRIDIFYMDDYVGSIVVDYKNRPLIYIWDSRKGGNHYRTDTMNQLDSYKSSIRSKMVCIKKNPSNSEKVVHPVEEVWAVYPRNYKNPKMESPLEDYGIRLVELSPKDDMKNFEEQLNEVIEKVINKYYSY, encoded by the coding sequence ATGGTTATACCGTTTAAATTGGAATTAAGAGAATTTAAAAATACTCCTATTCCAATTACGAATTTTGTAACAGATGAGTCCCAAATTTATCAAATGGATGAGAAACAATTTATATGTGTAAGAGAAAATGTAGACTTATCCGTTCGATTTAAATGTGATGACCCTAATGCTAAATTATACATGGATGGATTGGATACTCTTCCGGCTCGTTCCGTACAACAAGACGAAAAAGGGGATATTTATATATCCCCTTCTAATGAGGAGATATATTTGTATAAACAAAATAATCGAAATCAATCAACAGATGATAAAGAAGATTATTATCCATTGGTACCTGGTAACTATCAAATTAGAGTTGAGTTAGATGGGCAAATATATTATTCATGGTTTAAGGTGAAACCAAAACAAATGACCGAAGAAGAGTGGGAGGTTATGAAAAATGAAATAGAGGAAACCCTACGAGGTTTAGCCCAGGAATTAATTGGTAAAAATTCGAGTATCAGTTTTTATAAGAATTCTCCTATACCTATAACAGTTTTAAGAAAATTGATAATCATAAAACGCGATTATTATAAATGGATACAAGCTTTGCAGCAAATTTGTGATAACCCAAGAATTCAAATAAAAAAAGAATATTCACTTATCCCTACAGAAAAAAATCCATTGATTGATGAAAAAACAATACGATATCATCTACGGCATCCAGAAAGTAAAAATCATTTATATGCTCCTAAACATACTCGAAAATATGATTTGTTAGAAAATAGGTGGATTCGTTATATTTTAAATTTTTTAATAAAAGAGATGACGGATGCATTACAATATATTGTTAAGTATAAGGAAAAGGCGCAAAAGGAGCTTGAAGCGGAAGAACGATATTATTCGGATGATAACATTAGGGTAATAAGGAAGAAAAAAGCGTTATTTGAGTTAAAAGAGTTTGAGGAATTTGCAAAACGGGTTAGGAACGAATGTTATCGAATTCTTCAAGTTCCTTGGATGGATGAAGTGAAAAACGAAAAACCGGTCCATATTCCTCATGTAATGGGTCTAGACCAAAGGTATAGAACAATGTACCAGTTATATCGTTCTCTAAAAAACGATGATGTTTCTGTAGTTTGGGATAAACAGTACCAATATTATTGGAAGAGGACGGATTTATTATATGAAATTTGGGGGCATATAAAATTGATTCAAGCATTAAGGAGTGAAAGACTAGGATTTAAAGTGGAGAAAGGCTGGATTTTTGATAATGATTCGTCTTCTTCTGTAAAGGTTCCGTTTTTAGAACCTGGAACCGTTATACACTTTCGAAAAGGAGATATCAAAATCCATCTTTTATATGATAGTTCGTTACCATTTAACAGCAAAGAAACGTCCTCTGAAAATCCTGTTTATACTGGAAGTACACATAACCGACCTGATTCAAGAATAGATATTTTTTATATGGATGATTATGTAGGAAGCATAGTTGTTGATTATAAAAATAGACCATTAATTTATATTTGGGATTCTAGAAAAGGCGGAAATCATTATAGAACAGATACGATGAATCAATTGGATAGTTATAAATCAAGTATTCGTTCGAAGATGGTATGCATAAAGAAAAATCCAAGTAATAGTGAGAAAGTTGTGCATCCGGTCGAAGAGGTATGGGCAGTTTATCCAAGAAATTACAAAAACCCTAAAATGGAAAGCCCTTTGGAAGACTATGGAATTCGTTTGGTTGAATTGAGTCCAAAAGATGACATGAAAAATTTCGAGGAACAACTAAATGAGGTAATTGAAAAAGTAATTAATAAATATTATTCCTATTAG
- a CDS encoding IS256 family transposase, whose amino-acid sequence MSKSIPNVDWTNQLESVIHQFVKEKLELIMREEIKNFLEIEQAGTSNMRNGCYQRNLDTQYGRIEGLLVPRDRNGEFQTQLFAPYQRHTGWLEEAIIRMYQSGMSTREIGKFIERILGNAYSPATISRITDVVKGDIEKWHHRPLSKRYSVLYLDGLYVKLRRETVEKEAIYVVLGVNEEGYREILDFFVGGQESAYVWQEILQQLYNRGVKEVLLGVFDGLPGLEEAFKAVYPKADVQRCVVHKVRNTLHRVRKKDQFEVAEDLKLIYRAPNKEMALQMFQQFESKWSSKYPREVQSWANELDVLLTFMDDPSSIRSVIYTTNAIERTIKKIRKRLKPMNSLNSLEAAEKIVYLTIQDFNEKWAGRKLRGFAEAQEALQRMFEERCH is encoded by the coding sequence ATGTCTAAAAGTATACCGAATGTCGACTGGACAAATCAACTGGAAAGCGTCATTCATCAGTTTGTAAAGGAAAAATTAGAACTGATCATGCGGGAAGAAATCAAGAATTTCCTCGAAATAGAACAAGCCGGAACATCGAATATGAGAAACGGCTGCTATCAACGAAATCTAGATACGCAATATGGCCGGATTGAAGGTCTTTTGGTCCCTAGAGACCGAAACGGAGAATTTCAAACACAGCTGTTTGCCCCTTACCAACGCCACACAGGCTGGCTGGAGGAAGCCATCATCAGGATGTATCAAAGTGGCATGAGCACACGGGAAATTGGCAAGTTTATCGAACGAATTCTAGGAAATGCTTATTCTCCTGCAACGATCAGCCGTATTACCGATGTCGTGAAAGGAGACATCGAGAAATGGCACCATCGTCCACTATCCAAACGTTATTCTGTCTTATATTTGGATGGTTTATACGTAAAACTTCGTCGCGAAACCGTGGAGAAAGAAGCCATTTATGTGGTGTTAGGGGTGAATGAAGAAGGATATCGCGAAATTCTTGATTTCTTTGTGGGAGGACAGGAAAGCGCCTATGTATGGCAGGAGATTCTTCAACAACTATACAACAGGGGCGTAAAGGAAGTGCTTCTGGGCGTATTCGATGGACTACCGGGGTTGGAGGAAGCCTTTAAGGCGGTGTATCCGAAAGCCGATGTGCAGCGTTGTGTCGTTCACAAAGTCCGCAACACGCTCCATCGTGTTCGGAAAAAAGACCAATTCGAAGTGGCCGAGGATCTCAAGCTGATTTATCGCGCGCCGAATAAGGAGATGGCGTTACAAATGTTTCAACAGTTTGAGTCGAAATGGTCCAGCAAATATCCAAGAGAAGTTCAATCTTGGGCCAATGAGTTGGATGTCCTCCTTACATTTATGGATGATCCAAGCAGTATTCGAAGTGTGATTTACACGACCAATGCCATCGAACGAACGATCAAGAAGATTCGGAAACGCCTAAAACCGATGAACAGTTTGAATAGTTTAGAAGCCGCTGAAAAAATCGTGTATTTGACCATTCAAGATTTTAATGAGAAATGGGCAGGGCGAAAGTTGCGAGGATTTGCCGAAGCGCAGGAAGCCCTTCAACGAATGTTTGAAGAACGTTGTCATTAA
- a CDS encoding transposase, producing the protein MGSVYITRRFDKEFKIHAVKLVIDEGKAVAQTARRLNISPLRLSQFLRE; encoded by the coding sequence ATGGGGAGTGTCTATATAACTAGACGTTTTGATAAAGAATTCAAAATACACGCAGTAAAATTGGTGATCGATGAAGGGAAAGCGGTCGCTCAAACTGCAAGGCGACTGAATATTTCCCCCCTTCGTTTGTCTCAATTTTTGAGGGAATAG
- a CDS encoding malate:quinone oxidoreductase, translating into MRLHLFCKILGVRMRKMSNRQTRTDVILIGAGIMSATLGTLLKELAPEWEIKVFEKLGKPGEESSNEWNNAGTGHAALCELNYTPEKPDGSIDISKAIRINEQFQVSKQFWAYLVKNNLLQNPQEFIRPLPHISLVQGENNVRFLKKRFEALSNNPLFQGMEFSDDPEKLKEWMPLIMEGRTSNEPIAATKIDSGTDVNFGALTRMLFDHLKRKGVEINYKHSVKDIKRTSDGLWELEVKDLNSGSVEIHKAKFVFIGAGGGSLHLLQKSGIPEGKHIGGFPVSGLFMVCNNPKVVEKHHAKVYGKAKIGAPPMSVPHLDTRYIDNKKMLLFGPFAGFSPKFLKNGSNMDLFASVKLHNLGTLLASAFKNFSLEKYLIQQLMLTKEKRMEELREFVPTAKSEDWDIVVAGQRVQIIKDTEAGGKGTIQFGTEVVSAADGSIAALLGASPGASTAVHVMLEVIKKCFPQHMKEWEPKIKEMIPSYGVSLAKNPDLFQKLHDSTAETLGLNEKEPVSGVSEKELVYS; encoded by the coding sequence GTGCGCCTGCATCTTTTCTGCAAAATATTGGGGGTAAGGATGAGAAAAATGAGTAACAGACAAACTAGAACAGACGTTATCTTAATTGGTGCAGGAATCATGAGTGCGACTTTAGGGACATTGTTGAAAGAATTAGCACCGGAATGGGAAATTAAAGTGTTTGAGAAGCTCGGCAAACCAGGAGAAGAAAGCTCTAACGAATGGAATAATGCGGGAACGGGGCATGCTGCACTATGCGAGCTTAACTACACACCTGAGAAACCGGATGGATCTATTGATATTAGCAAAGCTATAAGAATTAATGAACAGTTCCAAGTTTCCAAACAGTTTTGGGCTTACCTTGTAAAAAACAATCTGTTACAAAATCCGCAAGAGTTCATCAGACCGTTGCCCCACATAAGTTTAGTCCAAGGGGAAAATAATGTGAGATTTTTAAAGAAACGTTTTGAAGCGCTATCAAACAATCCATTATTCCAGGGAATGGAATTTTCTGATGATCCGGAAAAACTGAAAGAATGGATGCCGCTTATAATGGAAGGCCGTACATCGAATGAACCGATCGCGGCAACCAAAATCGACTCAGGTACGGATGTTAACTTTGGCGCTTTAACGCGCATGTTGTTTGACCACTTAAAGAGAAAAGGTGTCGAAATAAACTACAAGCATAGTGTTAAGGATATTAAACGTACCAGCGATGGCCTGTGGGAATTGGAAGTAAAGGATCTCAATAGCGGTTCTGTTGAAATCCATAAGGCTAAATTCGTATTTATTGGAGCCGGTGGGGGAAGTCTGCATTTGCTTCAAAAATCTGGTATTCCAGAAGGCAAACATATTGGTGGATTCCCTGTAAGCGGATTATTTATGGTATGTAATAATCCAAAAGTTGTGGAGAAACATCATGCAAAAGTTTACGGTAAAGCTAAAATCGGTGCTCCTCCAATGTCTGTTCCGCACCTTGATACACGGTATATCGACAACAAAAAAATGTTGCTCTTTGGACCGTTTGCAGGTTTCTCGCCTAAATTCTTAAAAAATGGTTCAAATATGGATTTGTTTGCTTCCGTAAAACTGCACAATCTCGGAACTTTGTTGGCGTCAGCTTTTAAAAACTTTTCTTTGGAAAAATACTTGATCCAGCAGCTTATGTTAACGAAAGAAAAGCGCATGGAAGAGTTGCGCGAGTTTGTCCCGACGGCTAAATCAGAGGATTGGGATATAGTCGTCGCGGGCCAACGTGTGCAAATTATCAAAGATACTGAAGCTGGCGGTAAAGGAACGATTCAATTTGGCACGGAAGTTGTTAGTGCCGCAGACGGCTCGATCGCTGCATTGCTCGGCGCTTCTCCTGGTGCTTCTACTGCCGTACACGTAATGCTTGAGGTGATTAAAAAATGCTTCCCACAACATATGAAAGAGTGGGAACCGAAAATAAAAGAAATGATTCCTTCTTATGGCGTGTCACTAGCGAAAAACCCAGATCTTTTCCAAAAACTTCATGATTCAACAGCAGAGACGCTCGGTCTAAACGAAAAAGAACCGGTCTCTGGTGTAAGCGAAAAAGAACTGGTTTATAGTTAA
- a CDS encoding alanine/glycine:cation symporter family protein, with product MELLQKIISLLNDWLWSYVLIALLIFMGLYFTFRTKFVQFRYFREMFRVIAESPNQKGSISSLQAFFISTASRVGTGNLAGVALAISLGGPGAVFWMWLIALIGGASSFVESTLAQIYKVKDGSNYRGGPAYYMERGLNKRWMGIIFAVLITFSFGLVFNSVQANTITFAFENAFDVDRTIVGIMITVLTAIIIFGGVKRVAVATSIIVPVMAGLYLLVAIYVLLTNITDVPSMFSLIIKDAFGIGPAVGGTLGAAVMMGIKRGLFSNEAGMGSAPNAAATAEVSHPVKQGLIQTLGVFTDTLLVCSATAFMILLSGEYTKEGLDGIALTQAALSAHIGGWAEEFVAICVFLFAFSSVIGNYYYGETNIEFIQSSKTALFVYRLAVVVMVIWGSLASLELVWNLADLFMALMAIINLIAIFMLGKVAFAALADYMEQRKSGKNPVFYARNIGIHNTDCWDEPYEEWRKEA from the coding sequence ATGGAGCTACTACAGAAGATCATTTCACTGCTGAACGACTGGTTGTGGTCTTACGTCTTAATCGCATTACTGATCTTCATGGGTCTTTATTTTACGTTTCGCACAAAATTTGTCCAATTTCGCTATTTTCGTGAAATGTTTCGCGTGATCGCGGAATCCCCTAACCAAAAAGGAAGCATCTCCTCTTTACAAGCGTTTTTCATCAGTACAGCTTCACGCGTAGGAACGGGTAACTTAGCAGGAGTAGCTCTCGCTATTTCTCTCGGTGGTCCCGGCGCGGTTTTTTGGATGTGGTTAATCGCTTTGATTGGCGGAGCATCCAGTTTTGTCGAAAGCACGCTTGCGCAAATTTATAAAGTAAAAGACGGAAGCAATTATCGCGGCGGCCCAGCATATTACATGGAACGAGGGTTGAACAAACGTTGGATGGGAATTATTTTTGCGGTACTCATTACGTTCAGTTTTGGTCTTGTTTTTAACTCCGTTCAAGCAAATACGATTACGTTTGCGTTTGAAAACGCATTCGATGTAGACCGTACTATTGTTGGAATTATGATTACAGTATTAACAGCAATCATTATTTTCGGTGGAGTTAAGCGGGTCGCTGTCGCTACATCGATTATCGTTCCTGTGATGGCTGGACTATATTTATTAGTAGCGATTTACGTATTGCTTACAAATATTACAGACGTCCCATCCATGTTTTCGTTAATCATAAAAGACGCGTTTGGCATTGGACCAGCTGTCGGCGGCACGTTAGGTGCAGCGGTGATGATGGGAATTAAACGCGGTTTATTCTCCAATGAAGCAGGTATGGGTAGTGCACCGAACGCGGCGGCAACCGCTGAGGTGTCGCATCCCGTCAAACAAGGCCTCATTCAAACGTTAGGTGTGTTTACGGATACATTGCTCGTCTGCAGCGCGACGGCATTTATGATTTTATTATCTGGTGAGTATACGAAAGAAGGACTTGATGGAATCGCCTTAACGCAAGCGGCGTTAAGCGCGCATATCGGCGGCTGGGCCGAAGAATTCGTCGCTATCTGTGTCTTTTTATTCGCGTTTAGTTCCGTTATTGGAAACTACTATTATGGCGAAACAAACATTGAGTTTATTCAATCTAGCAAAACGGCGCTATTCGTTTATCGCCTCGCTGTTGTCGTCATGGTTATCTGGGGATCGCTTGCCAGCCTTGAACTCGTTTGGAATTTGGCTGATTTATTCATGGCGTTAATGGCCATCATCAACTTAATCGCCATCTTCATGCTTGGAAAAGTAGCATTTGCGGCATTAGCCGATTACATGGAGCAAAGAAAGAGCGGGAAAAACCCTGTCTTTTACGCTCGTAACATCGGAATTCACAATACGGATTGCTGGGACGAGCCGTACGAAGAATGGAGAAAAGAGGCATAA
- the kdpC gene encoding potassium-transporting ATPase subunit KdpC, with amino-acid sequence MKSIRLAIVMILLFGLGYPALMTGIAQALFPHQANGSIVYSDENKAVGSKLIGQSFQDPRYFHGRISSINYDSAALGLPNYAPSNEEMIQRTEQAAEEWLKKNTGKTKEEIPLDLITNSGSRLDPHISPDAAFFQVPAVAKATGLSEEQLKKLVNKHTEGRMLGIFGELRVNVLKLNMELQKLME; translated from the coding sequence ATGAAATCCATTCGTTTAGCTATCGTCATGATCCTGTTATTCGGTTTAGGTTATCCTGCCTTGATGACCGGAATTGCACAAGCGCTCTTCCCTCATCAGGCGAATGGAAGCATTGTTTATAGCGATGAAAACAAAGCTGTAGGCTCGAAGTTAATCGGTCAATCATTTCAAGATCCAAGGTATTTTCATGGGCGCATCTCTTCCATTAATTATGATTCGGCTGCCTTAGGTTTACCTAACTATGCCCCTTCTAACGAAGAAATGATTCAGCGAACAGAGCAGGCAGCTGAAGAATGGTTAAAGAAAAATACAGGAAAAACAAAAGAAGAGATTCCGTTAGATTTAATCACGAATTCCGGCTCAAGATTAGATCCTCATATCAGCCCGGATGCGGCTTTTTTTCAAGTTCCAGCTGTAGCGAAAGCAACCGGTTTATCTGAAGAACAACTAAAGAAACTAGTAAACAAGCATACCGAAGGAAGAATGCTCGGTATTTTTGGAGAGCTGCGGGTGAATGTATTGAAATTAAACATGGAACTGCAAAAGTTGATGGAATAA
- a CDS encoding acyl-CoA dehydrogenase family protein: MAIMESEAKKAFNDLLYNQLKPLVRKIDTKAYYPREFLENIGKYGFLLSAGLSKKEVLSREMQLVEETAKICMTTAFTLWCHLAALTYLRTCENSYLKNEVLPLLESGEVLGGTGLSNPMKYYDGLESLHLKAERTPKGYIINGHLPSVSNLGQNHWFGIIASVNEKQRIMAFVPCHVQGLVLKEKLDYLGLNGSATYACTFNEVFIPDQWIISEQADDFVPKIRPSFLIYQIPLGLGVTDASIQSMKKIQNKQNGCNRYLSIQPEELENELTSIREEIYRLVQSSDLTQHCEDLLRIRLNVTYLTLKAVHGSMLHHGGAGYLQQSDPSRRLRESYFLANLTPTVKHLEKLLNN; encoded by the coding sequence ATGGCCATTATGGAATCAGAAGCAAAAAAGGCATTCAACGATTTGCTTTACAACCAATTAAAGCCTTTAGTAAGAAAAATTGATACAAAAGCCTATTATCCCCGTGAATTTTTAGAAAATATCGGGAAATACGGTTTCCTATTGTCAGCGGGGCTTTCAAAAAAAGAGGTTCTTTCCCGTGAAATGCAATTAGTCGAGGAAACGGCAAAAATATGCATGACAACAGCTTTTACCCTTTGGTGCCACTTAGCGGCGCTGACATACTTGCGAACATGTGAAAACTCTTACCTCAAAAATGAAGTTTTACCGCTGCTTGAAAGCGGAGAGGTGCTTGGGGGAACCGGACTGTCTAATCCAATGAAATATTACGATGGGCTTGAATCTCTCCATTTGAAAGCAGAACGAACTCCGAAAGGATATATCATTAACGGCCATTTGCCGTCTGTCTCCAACTTAGGGCAAAATCATTGGTTTGGTATTATCGCATCCGTTAATGAAAAACAGCGGATCATGGCGTTTGTCCCATGCCATGTGCAAGGATTGGTGTTAAAGGAGAAGCTAGACTATTTAGGACTGAATGGAAGCGCAACGTATGCATGCACATTCAATGAAGTGTTCATTCCGGATCAATGGATTATTTCTGAGCAAGCGGATGACTTTGTGCCAAAAATACGTCCTTCATTTCTTATTTATCAAATCCCGCTAGGATTGGGAGTTACAGACGCTTCTATCCAGTCGATGAAAAAAATACAAAATAAACAAAACGGATGCAATCGATATTTAAGCATTCAACCAGAGGAATTAGAAAACGAACTAACATCCATCCGTGAAGAAATATACCGTCTTGTTCAGTCTTCTGATTTGACGCAACATTGCGAAGATTTATTAAGAATCCGTTTAAACGTTACTTATCTCACTTTAAAAGCGGTCCATGGTTCAATGTTACATCATGGAGGAGCCGGCTACTTGCAACAAAGCGACCCATCCCGCAGATTAAGAGAATCTTACTTCCTTGCCAATTTAACACCTACGGTTAAACATTTGGAGAAATTATTAAATAACTAG
- a CDS encoding DUF4242 domain-containing protein yields the protein MALYLVESILNGAVKDKEGFEKKVSEIKEEVRKNNANLIEVQVSKDFSRAFFIFESEERNIINDRLRLLGIPVTLIKPVRLVGKDIEEVKKEADTVNYVVEWNLPENLTMEDYLERKKKNSVHYAEVPEVTFSRTYVCEDMTKCLCFYNAPDESAVKRAREAVKAPIDTVTEILPNK from the coding sequence ATGGCGCTTTACTTAGTGGAATCGATTTTAAATGGGGCAGTAAAGGACAAAGAAGGATTTGAAAAGAAAGTTTCCGAGATTAAGGAAGAAGTAAGAAAAAACAATGCAAATCTCATTGAAGTCCAAGTTTCCAAAGATTTTTCAAGAGCATTTTTCATTTTTGAAAGCGAAGAACGAAATATTATTAATGATCGCTTAAGACTGTTAGGCATTCCTGTTACTCTTATTAAACCGGTCCGTTTAGTTGGAAAAGATATCGAAGAAGTCAAAAAAGAAGCGGATACCGTAAACTACGTAGTCGAATGGAACCTTCCTGAAAATCTCACCATGGAAGATTATTTAGAAAGAAAGAAAAAGAATTCCGTACACTATGCAGAAGTACCGGAAGTCACTTTCTCTAGAACGTATGTATGCGAAGATATGACAAAATGCCTTTGCTTTTATAATGCACCGGATGAATCCGCTGTCAAAAGAGCCCGTGAAGCTGTGAAAGCACCGATTGATACGGTTACAGAAATTTTGCCAAACAAATAA
- a CDS encoding winged helix-turn-helix transcriptional regulator yields MKDRYDLPCNIAQSLNIIGDRWTLLIVHEILMGRQTFNEIRKSLKGISSNLLSDRLKYLEETGLITSALYSEHPPRYKYMLTKSGKDLEMVFNALILWGRKHLKKCYKKLVHESCGHEVEISYYCPQCKTNVENLAVVEVDSENIPEKR; encoded by the coding sequence ATGAAAGATAGATATGATTTGCCTTGCAATATCGCCCAATCCTTGAACATCATCGGTGATCGCTGGACATTGTTGATTGTTCATGAAATTTTAATGGGGCGTCAGACATTTAATGAAATAAGAAAATCGTTAAAAGGGATATCCTCCAATCTTTTATCGGATCGTTTGAAATATTTAGAAGAAACCGGTTTGATCACTTCTGCTTTATATTCTGAACACCCGCCAAGATACAAATACATGTTAACGAAAAGCGGAAAGGATTTGGAAATGGTGTTTAACGCCCTAATCCTTTGGGGCAGAAAGCATTTAAAAAAATGTTATAAAAAATTGGTGCATGAATCTTGCGGGCATGAGGTGGAAATTTCCTACTATTGTCCGCAATGTAAAACAAATGTAGAGAATTTGGCCGTTGTCGAAGTCGATTCTGAAAATATTCCCGAAAAGCGGTGA
- a CDS encoding ABC transporter permease, with the protein MNMIKKFTNVIIGFSILIAVWQTVIVIGNYEEALFPSPLKVGEGIGALITNGTLFVHLKVSLIRFFIGYLSAVVTAAILGLMLGRLVKLWNIIDPIVQVLRPISPIAWSPFIVLWFGIGDIPAIVIIFIAAFFPVLLSTVSAVRKVDRIYLKVADNFEIKQPHLMTKIIFPAAFPFIANGLHIALGTAWIFLVAGEMVGAQSGLGYLIVDARNSLRLDLVLAGIIFIGILGLILDKAIQLFERWVEKQWGMLSNK; encoded by the coding sequence ATGAACATGATAAAGAAATTCACCAACGTCATCATAGGATTTTCGATATTAATTGCTGTATGGCAAACCGTGATTGTAATTGGAAATTATGAAGAGGCCCTCTTCCCTTCTCCTTTAAAAGTAGGGGAAGGAATTGGGGCTCTGATTACCAACGGCACTCTATTTGTACATCTAAAAGTGAGCCTCATCCGGTTTTTCATTGGTTATCTCTCAGCGGTGGTTACTGCTGCTATATTGGGACTCATGTTAGGCCGTCTAGTAAAATTATGGAATATTATTGATCCGATTGTTCAAGTCCTAAGACCTATCTCACCGATTGCCTGGTCACCCTTTATTGTTTTGTGGTTTGGAATTGGAGACATCCCTGCGATTGTGATTATATTTATCGCAGCGTTTTTCCCAGTATTGCTTTCCACCGTTTCCGCTGTAAGGAAAGTGGACCGTATATATTTAAAGGTGGCGGATAACTTTGAGATCAAGCAGCCCCATCTAATGACGAAAATCATTTTTCCTGCCGCTTTTCCATTTATCGCCAACGGGCTTCACATCGCACTCGGCACCGCTTGGATTTTCCTCGTTGCCGGTGAAATGGTCGGCGCCCAATCCGGATTGGGTTATTTAATCGTCGATGCGAGAAATTCTTTACGTTTGGATCTTGTTTTAGCCGGAATCATCTTCATCGGCATCTTGGGGCTTATTCTTGACAAGGCAATCCAATTATTCGAAAGATGGGTAGAAAAGCAATGGGGAATGTTATCGAATAAATAA